The following are encoded together in the Penaeus chinensis breed Huanghai No. 1 chromosome 20, ASM1920278v2, whole genome shotgun sequence genome:
- the LOC125035811 gene encoding probable dolichyl pyrophosphate Glc1Man9GlcNAc2 alpha-1,3-glucosyltransferase gives MFWAVVVGISCIKLLLIPAYRSTDFEVHRNWLAITHSLPIDEWYFEETSEWTLDYPPLFAWFEWLLAKVAQFFDQEMLKVENLNYASPMTVLFQRLSVIVTDLVYAYGCKVCSDEAGRFSGRRDVIVPLFIILFSNAGLLIVDHIHFQYNGFLYGIMFLSIARILQRREIEAAFWFSILLNLKHIYLYVAPAYFIYLLRSFCLSSTSEGRIKLKVSSLLRLLQLGVTVLAVFGLSFGPFYLKGQLGQVLSRLFPFKRGLSHAYWAPNFWALYNFADKVLEVAGNRLGYVSTVGKASMTGGLVQEFEHAVLPSITPPVTFIATLLSIIPCLVNLWKTPHNPWQFIRSLVLCGFGSYMFGWHVHEKAILLIVLPLGLLCLQKKIEAQIFIIMSVVGHFSLFPLLFTHHETPIKVTALLLHAVFTCYTLLNHWFPSKNSGLVPRIPLCNIAETIYLLGLVNIFLYQQIGHQLLGLEEKMPFLPLMLISVYCGVGVTYCWLKYYRSILSSAKKGKKKSH, from the exons ATGTTTTGGGCTGTGGTTGTAGGCATATCATGTATCAAACTACTACTTATCCCAGCATA CCGGTCAACAGACTTTGAAGTTCACCGGAACTGGTTGGCAATCACACACAGTCTTCCAATTGACGAATGGTATTTTGAAGAAACATCAGAATGGACACTAGATTATCCTCCATTATTTGCTTGGTTTGAATGGTTATTGGCAAAG gTGGCACAGTTCTTTGACCAAGAAATGCTGAAAGTGGAGAACTTGAACTATGCCTCACCAATGACAGTGCTCTTCCAGCGTCTGTCAGTCATTGTGACTGACCTTGTGTATGCTTATGGCTGTAAAGT TTGCAGTGATGAGGCTGGAAGATTCTCTGGCCGCAGGGATGTGATTGTCCCTCTCTTCATTATTCTGTTTAGCAATGCTGGACTCTTGATCGTGGATCACATTCACTTTCAGTACAATGGCTTTCTCTATGGCATCATGTTCCTGTCTATTGCAAGAATCCTGCAG AGGCGTGAAATTGAAGCTGCCTTTTGGTTTTCCATTTTGCTCAACCTGAAGCACATCTACCTGTACGTTGCCCCAGCCTACTTCATTTACCTACTCCGCTCCTTCTGCCTCTCGTCCACTTCAGAAGGCCGGATCAAGTTGAAAGTGTCCTCTCTGCTCCGTCTCCTTCAATTAGGAGTCACGGTCTTGGCTGTCTTCGGGCTATCATTTGGGCCCTTTTACCTGAAGGGGCAACTTGGCCAG GTACTTTCAAGGCTCTTCCCCTTTAAGAGAGGCCTGAGTCATGCGTATTGGGCACCTAACTTCTGGGCACTTTACAACTTTGCTGACAAAGTCCTGGAGGTAGCAG GTAACAGACTTGGCTATGTGTCAACTGTGGGGAAGGCCAGTATGACAGGAGGCCTTGTGCAAGAGTTTGAACATGCTGTCCTGCCTTCCATCACTCCTCCAGTCACTTTCATTGCTACTCTGCTGTCAATAATC CCATGTCTTGTGAACCTGTGGAAAACCCCACACAACCCATGGCAGTTCATCCGATCTCTTGTGCTGTGTGGGTTCGGCTCCTACATGTTTGGTTGGCACGTCCATGAGAAAGCCATCCTCTTGATAGTTCTTCCTCTTGG attgcTGTGTCTGCAGAAAAAAATTGAGGCTCAAATTTTCATCATAATGTCAGTTGTGGggcatttctccctcttcccgttaTTGTTCACACATCATGAAACGCCCATAAAA GTAACTGCCCTTCTGCTTCATGCTGTATTTACATGCTATACCCTGCTGAATCATTGGTTCCCCAGCAAGAACTCAGGGCTGGTTCCAAGAATTCCCTTGTGCAACATTGCTGAAACAATTTATTTATTAGGTTTAGTTAATATTTTCCTCTATCAACAAATAGGCCACCAACTATTAGGCTTGGAGGAAAAAATGCCATTTTTGCCACTGATGTTGATATCAGTTTACTGTGGGGTGGGCGTAACATACTGCTGGTTGAAGTATTATCGCTCCATCCTGTCGAGtgcgaagaagggaaaaaagaagtctcactaa